The genomic DNA ACCAGCTGGCAACCGCTTTCAGTCGGCGAGCACCAGGCCGTGGGCCACCGCGTAGGCGACCGCCTGGTCGACGTCGACCCGCGCGCCGCGCATCTCGACGGTGGTCCAGAACGTCGCGTCGACGCGGGCGCCACGCAGATCGGCCTTGCCGAACCTCGCGTTCTGGGTGCGTGCCCCGGAGAGGTCGGCGCGACGCAGCACCGCCTCTCGTAGGTTCGCGCCCACCAGACTCGCCTCGCGGAGGCGGCAGTCCGACAGGTCCACCTTCTGCAGGTCGCATCCGCCGAGCACGCTGAGCGTCAAGTCGACCTCCTGCAGCGTGATCGGGCGCAGGCGGCACTCGGTGAAGACCGAGCCCAGCAGGCTGCACTGGCGAAACGTGCTGTGCGCCAGCGCCGTCCGACGGAAGTCGCAGTTGCGGAACGCCGAGCCCAGATGCTCGGACTCGGTCATGTCGACACCGCTGAAGTTGCACTCGGTGAACACCACCCGCTCGGTGCGTAGCCGGCTGAGGTCCTGGTCGCGGAAGTCGTGCCCGACGTACTCCCGGTCGATCCAGATGTCGTCGGTATCGACCACGTCAGCCGGTCATCGAGCTGACGTTCATCAGCGCGTACTCGGTGAGCGCGATCAGCGAGGCACGCGCCGAGTGCCGGTCGCGCGCGTCGACGAGCACCACCGGAACGTGGTCGGGCAACGCGAGCGCTGTGCGCACCGCCTCCGCCGAATACCGTCGCGTGCCGTCGAACTCGTTGACCGCGATGAGGAACGGCATCTTGCGGGCCTCGAAGAAGTCGACGGCCGCGAAGCTGTCCTGCAGGCGCCGCACGTCGACCAGGATGATCGCGCCGATCGCTCCGCGCACCAAGTCGTCCCACATGAACCAGAAGCGCCGCTGCCCGGGAGTGCCGAACAGGTACAGGATCAGGTCGTCGGCCAGCGTGATGCGGCCGAAGTCCATCGCGACGGTCGTGGTGTTCTTGTCCGGCGTGGCGTCGAGCCCGTCGAGGCCCGACGAGGCGTTGGTGACGATGGCCTCGGTGCGCAGCGGCACGATCTCGGAGACGGCGCCGACGAATGTGGTCTTGCCTGCGCCGAAACCACCGGAGACGACGATCTTCGTGGAGGCGGATGAGCGCTTGCGCGAAGACTCCGAGCCGGATGAGCGCGTGCGCTCAGAGTGCCCGTAGCCCACGCAGCGTCCTCCCTATGAGTTCCCGCCGTTCCTCGATCGTCGCCGATTCCGACAACGTGGCGTTCACCCGAAGATACCCCTGCGCCACGAGATCACCGATCAGCACGCGCGCAACGCCGAGCGGCAAGTCGAGCCGCGCAGCGACCTCCGCGACGGACGTGTCGCCGCCGCCGAGATCGACGATCCTGGCCCGGACGTCGCTGCCCGGCCAGCGTGCCGGTGGGCTCGGTTCGACCGTCGCGATCGTCGCCTCGAGCGGCAGATCCATGCGCGGCGCGGTGCGGCCCGCGGTCAGGATGTAGGGCCGCACCAGGTTGGGCTCAGCGGGGGAACCGCCGTTACGCCAGCCGTCGCGCACCTGATCCACGTCGACTCACCCCCGGTGCGCGGAGCGGCGCCCGGACTGCACCACGGCGCCCACCCGCTCAACCAGGATGGCCATCTCGTAGCCGATCTGTCCGATGTCGCACGACCTGGTCGCCAGGGTGGCGAGGTGCGACCCGTCGCCGACGCGCATCAACAGTAGGTAGCCGTTCTCCATCTCGACGACCGACTGCAGCACGTAACCGCCCTCGAACAGTTGCGCCGCACCGCTGGACAGGCTCGCCAGACCCGACGCCACCGCAGCCAGTTGATCCGCCCGTTCGACCGGCATGTGCGCGCTGGCCGCCATCAGCAGCCCGTCGGCGGACACCAGGATGGCGTGCGACACCCCGGCGACCTCGTCGGCGAACCTGGCGACCAGCCAGTCAAGGGAGTCGCGCTGGGCGGAACGGGTCATTCGCGGTCGGTCTCCCTGCTCTCGCGGACGTGGTTGCGGCCGGCGTGCACGCCGCCGAAATGACTACTCATGCTGGCGCGCACGGCTTCCGGGTCGCGCGCGGGCATCGGACGTGACTCGTCGGCGGTCCGGTTCTGCGCACCGTTCGAGCCGTTGGCGCCGACGCCGTTGCGGTCATCACGGTCGGCGGCGCCGGGAACCAGCCGCGCGCCGGGCTGCCGCACGGGCAGGCCGTCGTCGGTGTGCTGAGCGACGGGTGCCTCCTCGGCCGCCGCGGCCGCCGACCAACCCTTGTCCCACACCGTCTGCCAATCGAGGTCGGTGCTCTGGGCGAGTTCGTGCGGGTCGTCGATGAGCCACTCCGACAGCATCTTGTCGAAGATGCTGCCGTCACCGCTGCCCCCTGCGCGGGCTTCGGCCGGGTCGCTCGGCGGTCGGGGTTCGCGTTGGGGCCGTTGCGGTTCGGGTTGGGGCGGTTCGGGTCGGGGCGGTGGTGCCTCGGCTGCCGCGTGCGCGCGTGATGCGAAGAACGCGGAGGTGTCGGTCGGTGCCTGCTCATCGGTTCGCGGGACGAGTTCGGTGAACTCCGCTGGCCCAGGGGGGATGTCGGTGATGCCGCTGGCACCCGGTCTGCGTTGCGGGAGGAACGACACCGGCACGTCGACGTGGCCGTTGCGGTCTACCGGTTCCGCTGCCGGTTCTTCTGCCGGTTCGCCGATGACGAACTCGTCGGTGTCCGGGGCGTCCTCGGTGTACTCGGCGAATTCGTCGTAGCCGACCTCAGCAGATTCCGCGGCGGCGGGTTCGGGCTCGGCTGCCGCCTGGGCTGCGGCAGGGATCGGCGCACCGTTGCGCAGCAGCAACTCCGCGGGCACGTACACACCCGCCGTGGTGCCCGAGTTGCGCTCGCCCGCAGTGGTATTGCGTAGCCGGACCACCAATCCGTGCTGGCCAGCGAGGCGCCCGACGACGAACAGGCCCATGTGCCGGGCCGTGTACGGGTTGACCTCGCCACCGGACTGCAGCCGAGCGTTGGCGACCCGGAGATCGGCGTCGGTCATGCCGAGGCCGACGTCACTGATCTCCACGACGAGGCCGCCGTTGCCGGTGTGCACCGCGGACACCCGCACCTGCGAGACCGGCGGCGAGTAGCGCAGTGCGTTGTCGAGCAGCTCGGCCAGCAGGTGCACGAGGTCGCCCGCGACCACCCCGAGCACCTCGCTGTCCGGAACCCCCGCCGTGACGACCCGCGTGTAGTCCTCCACTTCGGAAGCCGCGGCGTCGACCAGCGCCGCGACCGGCACGGGCTCAGCGTGTTCGCGGGGCACCTTCGATCCCGCGAGCACCAGCAGGTTTGCGCCGTTGCGTCGCATGCGGGCCGCCAGGTGGTCCAGTCGGAACAGGCTCCGCAGACGCTCCGGGTCTTCCTCGTCGCGCTCGAGGTGGTCGATGAGCGACAGCTGCTGGTCCACCAGCGACCGACTTCGGCGCGACAGAGTCTCGAACATGTCGCCGAGTTGCACCTGCAGCCGCGACTGTTCGCCAGCGAGCAGGACGGCCTGCTCGTGCAGTTCGTCGACCGCGTGGGCGACCTGCCCGATCTCCTCGGTGGTGTACACCGGCAGCGGCTCGATCTGGTGCACCTCGCCACCGGAGCGAACCCGGTCGAGTTCACGCGCCAAGTCCTCGTGCGCCACCCGCAACGCACCGTCGCGAAGCCGGCGCAACGGCCGGATCAGAGTGGTCGCGACGATCGCCACCAACAGCAGCGCGAGCAGCAGGGCGATGCCAACGATCACCGAGTCGCGAATGGCCTCGCTGCGCGTGGCCGCTGCCTGATCCTCGACACCGGAGGTGACGTCCGCGGTGGTCCGGTCGATCACCTGGCGGGCGATGTCACCGGTGGTCCGGATTGACTCCGAGATCTCGGGGTTGTTGACCAGCGGTACCGCCGGATCGGACATGAGCGCCATCCGGCGCACCATCTCGGCCTGCAGCTTCTCGGCGTCCGGGGAGCCGACCCCGAGCACCTGCACCATGCCGAACAGCGTGGAGGGCTCGGTGCCTGCCAGCGTGATCATCGACGTCCGCAGTTCGGGTTCGGGCACCTGCGCCCCGAGGTTGACCAGCAACTGCTGCATGACCATCTGGCCGCGCGCGCCCATCGCCCTGGACAGCCCCAGCGCGTCGGCACGGATGCGCTCGTCGTCGACGCGGACCGACCCGTTCACGGCGTCCTCCGCGGTGAGCAGGA from Mycolicibacterium arabiense includes the following:
- a CDS encoding pentapeptide repeat-containing protein, with the protein product MVDTDDIWIDREYVGHDFRDQDLSRLRTERVVFTECNFSGVDMTESEHLGSAFRNCDFRRTALAHSTFRQCSLLGSVFTECRLRPITLQEVDLTLSVLGGCDLQKVDLSDCRLREASLVGANLREAVLRRADLSGARTQNARFGKADLRGARVDATFWTTVEMRGARVDVDQAVAYAVAHGLVLAD
- a CDS encoding GTP-binding protein, yielding MGYGHSERTRSSGSESSRKRSSASTKIVVSGGFGAGKTTFVGAVSEIVPLRTEAIVTNASSGLDGLDATPDKNTTTVAMDFGRITLADDLILYLFGTPGQRRFWFMWDDLVRGAIGAIILVDVRRLQDSFAAVDFFEARKMPFLIAVNEFDGTRRYSAEAVRTALALPDHVPVVLVDARDRHSARASLIALTEYALMNVSSMTG
- a CDS encoding DUF742 domain-containing protein → MDLPLEATIATVEPSPPARWPGSDVRARIVDLGGGDTSVAEVAARLDLPLGVARVLIGDLVAQGYLRVNATLSESATIEERRELIGRTLRGLRAL
- a CDS encoding roadblock/LC7 domain-containing protein, translating into MTRSAQRDSLDWLVARFADEVAGVSHAILVSADGLLMAASAHMPVERADQLAAVASGLASLSSGAAQLFEGGYVLQSVVEMENGYLLLMRVGDGSHLATLATRSCDIGQIGYEMAILVERVGAVVQSGRRSAHRG
- a CDS encoding HAMP domain-containing sensor histidine kinase, which encodes MPLLLAGAFGGLRIYSGWNAAADLRVAADRAEMVPAIERYTAALESALLANSTGGDSASAIADYDAAKQELQRRLGTTDVVPDVAGGVNSLLDDGQSLLDQVAANSIALRDRITRYAPILLTAEDAVNGSVRVDDERIRADALGLSRAMGARGQMVMQQLLVNLGAQVPEPELRTSMITLAGTEPSTLFGMVQVLGVGSPDAEKLQAEMVRRMALMSDPAVPLVNNPEISESIRTTGDIARQVIDRTTADVTSGVEDQAAATRSEAIRDSVIVGIALLLALLLVAIVATTLIRPLRRLRDGALRVAHEDLARELDRVRSGGEVHQIEPLPVYTTEEIGQVAHAVDELHEQAVLLAGEQSRLQVQLGDMFETLSRRSRSLVDQQLSLIDHLERDEEDPERLRSLFRLDHLAARMRRNGANLLVLAGSKVPREHAEPVPVAALVDAAASEVEDYTRVVTAGVPDSEVLGVVAGDLVHLLAELLDNALRYSPPVSQVRVSAVHTGNGGLVVEISDVGLGMTDADLRVANARLQSGGEVNPYTARHMGLFVVGRLAGQHGLVVRLRNTTAGERNSGTTAGVYVPAELLLRNGAPIPAAAQAAAEPEPAAAESAEVGYDEFAEYTEDAPDTDEFVIGEPAEEPAAEPVDRNGHVDVPVSFLPQRRPGASGITDIPPGPAEFTELVPRTDEQAPTDTSAFFASRAHAAAEAPPPRPEPPQPEPQRPQREPRPPSDPAEARAGGSGDGSIFDKMLSEWLIDDPHELAQSTDLDWQTVWDKGWSAAAAAEEAPVAQHTDDGLPVRQPGARLVPGAADRDDRNGVGANGSNGAQNRTADESRPMPARDPEAVRASMSSHFGGVHAGRNHVRESRETDRE